The stretch of DNA CTGCCCACCCTGCTTGCCGCAGCTGGGGAACCCAATATCGTCGAAAAGCTTCAGCAAGGGCACCAGGCAGGTGAGAAGAATTTCCATGTCCACATCGATGGCTTCAACATCCTTCCATATCTGACCGGAGAGATGGATAAATGCCCGCGCAACTTTTTCTTTTATGTCAGCGATGATGGTGACCTGATAGCGATCCGCCTTGCTGATTGGAAGATTGTTTATAAAGAACAGCGCGCGAAAACGATGAAGCTGTGGGGGGAGCCCTTCGTGGAATTGCGTATGCCCAAGATTTTTAACTTACGCCGCGATCCCTTCGAGCGTGCCGATGAGAACTCAAATACCTATTATGACTGGATGGTAAAGCACATATACATGTTGTATCCTGCGGCAGCCTTGTTCCAACAGCAGATCCAGACATTTAAAGAGTTCCCACCCCGACAGAAACCTGGCGCATTCAATCTTGAGAGAATTCTAGAAAGGACACTGGATGCATTACACGGAGACCATCGCTAAGTAAATAAATCCATCATATGATCCTCGGTTATTTACGCTGATCATGATCAACAACCAACGCGAACATAAAGTGGAAAGGAGATAAGGATATGCCTAATGGAAAGCCAAACATTTTAATTATCTGGGGGGACGACATCGGCTGGTACAACCTCAGCCATAACAACTTTGGAGCAATGGGATATCGAACCCCAAATATCGATCGCCTCGCCCGTGAAGGGGTCTCATTCACCGATTATTATGGGCAGCAAAGCTGTACTGCCGGACGAGCGGCTTTCATCACCGGTCAGAACCCGGTCCGCACCGGGCTGACCAAGGTGGGGTGCCCGGCAGCTACCATCGGCCTGCTGCCTGAAGACCCGACCATTGCTGATCTGCTCAAGAACCAGGGCTATGTCACTGCCCAGTTCGGTAAGAATCACCTGGGTGACCGCAATATGTACCTGCCCACCGTCCATGGTTTCGATGAGTTCTATGGCAACCTGTATCACCTCAACGCAGAAGAAGAACCCGAGGTCATTGATTATCCAAAGAATCCCAAGTTCAAGCAGATGTTCGGCCCGCGTGGCGTGCTTGATTGTAAGGCAACCGATGTCGACGACCCAACGGTGGACCCACGCTTTGGCAAGGTTGGCAAGCAGACCATCGTGGACACCGGTCCACTGACCCGCAAACGCATGGAGACCATCGATGACGACATCGCCGAGCGCACTATCGAGTATATCCGGCGCGTGCATACGCAAGGCAAGCCTTTCTTTGTCTGGTGCAATTTCACCCACATGCACCTCTTCACCCACATCCCGAAATCAGCCGAGGGCTTGAGCGGCCAGGGATTTTACAACGATGCCATGGTGCTGCACGACCGGCACGTAGGGAAGGTCCTGGACGTGATCGATGAGCTGGGCATTGCCGATGATACCATCGTGCAGTACTCGACCGATAACGGCCCACACTATAATTCCTGGCCGGATGGAGCCATTACCCCCTGGCGGAGTGAAAAGAATACCAACTGGGAGGGGGCTTTCCGGGTGCCCTGTTTCGTACGCTGGCCGGGAAAAATTGAAGCGGGTAAAGTACTGAATGGCATTGTCTGCCACCAGGATTGGCTACCTACGCTGCTCGCCATTGCCGGAGATCCGGATATCGTCCAGAAGCTACTCAAAGGTTATGCAGTTGGTGATAAGACCTTCCGCGTCCATATCGATGGTTACAATATGGTGCCCTATCTGACGGGAGAGACAGACCAAAGCCCACGTCAATTCTTCTTCTATGTCGACGATGATGGGCAGTGTATGGGTTTCCGCTATGGTGATTGGAAAATCGTGTTGCTAGAACAGCGCGCAAAAACGATGCAAGTTTGGGCGGAACCTTTCGTGGAGCTGCGTGTACCCAAGATCTTCAACCTACGGCGTGATCCCTTTGAGCGGGCGGACGAGAATTCCAACGGTTATTGGAATTGGGTGCTTGAACACTTCTATATCATTCCTGCCGCTGCCATCTTTATCGGGCAGCAGCTAGTTACATATCAACAGTTTCC from Anaerolineales bacterium encodes:
- a CDS encoding arylsulfatase, which gives rise to MPNGKPNILIIWGDDIGWYNLSHNNFGAMGYRTPNIDRLAREGVSFTDYYGQQSCTAGRAAFITGQNPVRTGLTKVGCPAATIGLLPEDPTIADLLKNQGYVTAQFGKNHLGDRNMYLPTVHGFDEFYGNLYHLNAEEEPEVIDYPKNPKFKQMFGPRGVLDCKATDVDDPTVDPRFGKVGKQTIVDTGPLTRKRMETIDDDIAERTIEYIRRVHTQGKPFFVWCNFTHMHLFTHIPKSAEGLSGQGFYNDAMVLHDRHVGKVLDVIDELGIADDTIVQYSTDNGPHYNSWPDGAITPWRSEKNTNWEGAFRVPCFVRWPGKIEAGKVLNGIVCHQDWLPTLLAIAGDPDIVQKLLKGYAVGDKTFRVHIDGYNMVPYLTGETDQSPRQFFFYVDDDGQCMGFRYGDWKIVLLEQRAKTMQVWAEPFVELRVPKIFNLRRDPFERADENSNGYWNWVLEHFYIIPAAAIFIGQQLVTYQQFPPRQEALSFNLEKILAQLNKASDGSLH